The following are encoded in a window of Arthrobacter sp. SLBN-100 genomic DNA:
- a CDS encoding HNH endonuclease: MARQKKARFCSVACRSASGRRDVTCKHCGMVFSRKASEAADRHFCSRKCMFAEWGCAVCSKIRPEERRMAGDTHCSDRCALTTQLEELARETGELFAVCRRCKHILPAERFTKERKHRNGLSHDCKDCSRAYYEENKGAYQRRRYQYQAAPGGIMIDFTPAQKEARFALWGGHCWMCGIADATEEDHVKPISKGGSHCLSNLRPICKRCNTTKRGAWPLPAESLRANFRHPSPREGSARDEVTERQPRVHWTCPQCGKTDLIRAHVARTRKYCSQECVFKSRISTTVDKVCLNPLCAKTFTLPGGKGAKGRKFCSIECAWVARDRPAHWRDVSEGQLTLF, from the coding sequence GTGGCGCGGCAGAAGAAGGCGCGGTTCTGCTCGGTTGCCTGTCGGTCCGCATCCGGCCGCCGGGACGTCACCTGCAAACACTGCGGAATGGTTTTCAGCAGGAAAGCCAGCGAAGCAGCGGACCGCCACTTCTGCAGCCGCAAGTGCATGTTCGCAGAGTGGGGCTGCGCGGTTTGCTCGAAAATCCGGCCGGAAGAACGCAGAATGGCGGGGGACACTCATTGTTCGGACCGGTGTGCGCTGACCACCCAACTGGAGGAGCTCGCCCGCGAGACCGGTGAGCTTTTCGCGGTCTGCCGCAGGTGTAAACACATTCTGCCGGCCGAGCGGTTTACCAAGGAACGCAAGCACCGCAACGGGCTTTCCCACGACTGCAAGGACTGCAGCCGGGCCTACTACGAGGAAAACAAGGGCGCTTATCAGCGGCGCCGCTACCAGTACCAGGCGGCGCCCGGTGGGATCATGATCGACTTCACGCCAGCCCAGAAAGAAGCACGGTTCGCACTCTGGGGCGGACACTGCTGGATGTGCGGAATCGCCGACGCCACCGAAGAGGATCACGTCAAACCCATCTCCAAGGGCGGGTCCCACTGCCTGTCCAACCTTCGCCCCATCTGCAAGAGGTGCAACACGACGAAACGAGGCGCCTGGCCGTTGCCGGCCGAGTCGCTTCGGGCCAACTTCCGGCATCCCTCACCACGTGAAGGCAGCGCCCGCGACGAGGTTACCGAGCGCCAGCCGCGGGTCCATTGGACCTGTCCGCAGTGCGGAAAAACGGATTTGATCAGAGCCCACGTGGCTCGGACGCGTAAGTACTGCTCGCAGGAGTGTGTGTTCAAATCGCGCATTAGCACGACGGTCGACAAGGTTTGCCTGAACCCGCTCTGCGCGAAGACCTTCACGCTGCCGGGAGGGAAAGGAGCGAAGGGTCGGAAGTTCTGCTCCATCGAGTGCGCCTGGGTGGCACGTGACCGGCCGGCGCACTGGCGGGATGTCTCCGAAGGACAGCTCACCCTTTTCTGA
- a CDS encoding class-II fumarase/aspartase family protein, translated as MTNTAGQARTAPSGAPIPLRFTDYRVPDPGIRSLFDLEARWESWLQVEAALARAQAKLGILPAEAAEAITAKSTLAALDIPAIHRGIAATSHPLMALITELSQTTGEEHGGWVHWGATTQNITQTGDLLQIKKAHLILLDQLEKTLAAAAHLARRGASAVMAGRTHSQQAVPITFGFKVAVWIDELLRHHERLRQLESRMFNAMAGGAVGSFASLGNDGPEVQQLLAQDLGLGSMRIPSRGIADQFAEYVAVLALLAATGGRIAGEIYTLMRPEIGEVREASPQGTVGSSTMPHKQNPQLSQDCTTISAQIRSLLPQAMEAMLHDQEVNGANTAMMDDALSRAIILSGDLLARLTLILTGLEIDENRMRTNLEITHGLVSSEAVMLSLGHAIGRQHAHDVVYDSAQEAIRTHRQFGEVLGANPTVSAHLTQLEIEGLLDPLNHVGLCQDIALEAAVRADSIGMLIH; from the coding sequence ATGACCAACACCGCAGGCCAGGCAAGAACGGCTCCCTCAGGAGCACCGATCCCGTTGCGCTTCACCGATTACAGGGTCCCGGACCCGGGAATCCGCAGCCTCTTTGACCTCGAAGCCCGATGGGAAAGCTGGCTTCAGGTAGAAGCTGCCCTCGCACGCGCCCAAGCCAAGCTCGGCATCCTCCCAGCCGAAGCAGCAGAAGCCATTACAGCCAAATCGACGCTGGCGGCCCTTGACATCCCGGCTATACACCGCGGCATCGCAGCCACCAGCCACCCCCTTATGGCGCTGATCACCGAACTGAGCCAAACCACCGGGGAGGAGCACGGCGGCTGGGTGCACTGGGGAGCTACCACTCAGAACATCACTCAGACCGGCGATCTCCTCCAGATCAAAAAGGCCCACCTCATACTGCTGGATCAGCTGGAAAAGACCCTCGCTGCAGCCGCCCATCTCGCCCGGCGTGGGGCCTCCGCAGTGATGGCTGGCCGGACACATAGCCAGCAGGCGGTTCCCATCACCTTCGGCTTCAAAGTTGCGGTATGGATCGATGAGCTCCTCCGTCACCACGAGCGGCTCCGACAACTGGAGTCCCGGATGTTCAACGCAATGGCCGGCGGCGCCGTTGGCAGCTTCGCATCACTTGGCAATGACGGCCCGGAAGTCCAGCAGCTCCTCGCCCAGGATTTGGGACTTGGCAGTATGCGCATACCCTCGCGAGGAATCGCAGACCAGTTTGCCGAATACGTAGCAGTCCTGGCTTTGCTGGCCGCTACCGGCGGCCGCATTGCAGGCGAAATATACACTCTCATGCGCCCCGAAATCGGTGAAGTCCGGGAAGCCTCCCCGCAAGGTACTGTCGGCAGTTCCACCATGCCGCACAAGCAAAATCCACAGCTCTCCCAAGACTGCACCACTATCTCCGCCCAAATCCGCAGCCTTCTACCACAGGCAATGGAAGCAATGCTGCACGATCAGGAAGTCAACGGCGCTAACACCGCGATGATGGACGACGCCCTAAGCCGGGCCATCATCCTCAGCGGGGACCTGCTGGCACGGCTGACACTAATTCTCACCGGGCTCGAAATTGACGAGAACCGTATGCGGACCAACCTGGAAATCACCCACGGACTCGTTTCCTCCGAAGCTGTCATGCTCTCCCTCGGTCACGCCATCGGCAGGCAGCACGCGCATGACGTCGTCTACGATTCAGCTCAAGAGGCGATCAGGACACATCGGCAGTTCGGAGAAGTCCTAGGGGCGAACCCGACCGTCAGTGCCCACCTAACACAGCTGGAAATTGAGGGCCTACTCGACCCGCTCAACCACGTGGGCCTCTGCCAAGACATCGCTCTCGAAGCCGCGGTGCGAGCCGACTCGATTGGGATGCTGATCCACTAG
- a CDS encoding LacI family DNA-binding transcriptional regulator, with the protein MSGTVTLQDVADHAGVSRATASLVLRETGRVSQQTRQRVAESMQKLGYVYNRGAASLRTQTANTIGVVVTNIASPFFGELIHGLETGLTDSGYLPLLVNTGDNPDRQHEAIRKLREHQVAGLALVPATGTSPSLVDELRTWGLEHVLMTRYIKNVDAPYVGADDVVGGRLAATHLIEAHGCETIAYLGGLPAILSRTDRTKGVKEALKRNGLDGSSLIDIPGAVNSVSGLDLGQRLIEAGPLPDGIICHSDSIAFGLYRALRIHGLGTSTRVIGYDNIGGAALWEPPLTSVDTKGEALGRRAARMLLERIQEPGSPASIDKTIPQLAVRQSCGCE; encoded by the coding sequence ATGTCCGGGACGGTAACCCTGCAGGATGTCGCCGACCACGCAGGCGTTTCCCGCGCTACGGCGTCGCTCGTGCTGCGGGAAACAGGACGGGTGTCGCAGCAAACCCGCCAACGGGTCGCCGAGTCCATGCAAAAGCTCGGATACGTCTACAACCGGGGTGCCGCATCTCTACGCACCCAGACGGCGAATACCATCGGCGTTGTTGTTACCAATATTGCAAGTCCCTTCTTCGGTGAGCTGATCCACGGCCTGGAGACCGGTCTAACCGACTCCGGGTACCTCCCGCTGCTCGTCAACACAGGTGACAATCCTGACCGTCAGCACGAGGCCATCCGGAAACTTCGGGAGCACCAGGTGGCCGGACTGGCACTCGTGCCCGCGACCGGAACCAGCCCATCCCTCGTCGACGAACTCAGAACGTGGGGGCTTGAGCACGTTCTGATGACCCGTTACATAAAAAATGTCGACGCGCCATACGTCGGCGCGGACGACGTCGTTGGCGGCCGGCTCGCTGCAACGCACCTGATAGAGGCTCACGGGTGCGAAACTATTGCCTACCTCGGCGGACTGCCCGCTATCCTGTCCCGCACGGACCGAACAAAGGGTGTGAAAGAGGCCCTCAAACGAAACGGACTTGACGGGTCTTCACTGATTGACATCCCAGGCGCCGTCAACAGCGTCAGCGGCCTCGACCTTGGTCAGCGGCTCATCGAAGCCGGACCCCTCCCCGACGGCATCATTTGCCATAGCGACAGCATTGCCTTCGGACTTTACCGGGCACTCCGCATCCACGGCCTAGGGACTTCCACCAGAGTCATCGGCTACGACAACATCGGCGGAGCAGCCCTCTGGGAACCACCCCTTACCAGCGTCGACACCAAAGGCGAAGCCCTCGGACGCCGCGCGGCGCGCATGCTGCTCGAGCGGATTCAAGAACCTGGCTCACCTGCCTCTATCGACAAAACCATCCCGCAGCTAGCTGTCAGACAATCCTGCGGCTGCGAGTAG
- a CDS encoding carbohydrate ABC transporter permease, protein MTTLNDVRSRNTAPERRPRTWSRDTAETKTLRVLRWVVIAVLLLVTVFPFYYMVTLSVRDIGSLIADPARVWPNLSEISFDTYSNVLASVADGGQGFAGFILTSGLVALGTVVLTLLIAVPGAYAVSRLQFFGRRQISALFLAVYLFPSILLAVPLFVFFTRLGLRGAVGVLLVVYVSQTIAVSIFMLRNYFQTIPESLEEAAALDGLGRFGIMWRISLPLAGPAIMSNALFVFMIAWNEFLFALLFLVEERDNWTVSLGLAQLSGSLEVPTTILMAGSVILTLPIILLFFGSERLLAEGLTAGSEK, encoded by the coding sequence ATGACAACCCTGAACGACGTCCGGTCCCGGAACACAGCACCGGAACGGCGGCCCCGCACATGGTCACGCGACACGGCTGAAACCAAAACGCTGCGCGTGCTGCGCTGGGTAGTCATCGCCGTACTGTTGCTCGTCACCGTCTTCCCCTTCTATTACATGGTCACGCTGTCCGTCAGGGATATCGGTTCGCTCATTGCCGACCCTGCCAGGGTCTGGCCCAACCTGTCCGAGATCAGCTTCGACACCTACAGCAACGTTCTCGCCTCCGTCGCCGACGGCGGCCAGGGATTCGCGGGGTTCATCCTAACCAGTGGCCTGGTTGCCCTCGGTACCGTGGTCCTGACCCTCCTGATCGCCGTTCCCGGAGCCTACGCCGTCAGCAGGCTCCAGTTCTTCGGCCGCCGCCAGATCAGCGCACTGTTCCTGGCCGTGTACCTGTTCCCCAGCATCCTGCTTGCTGTGCCCCTGTTCGTCTTCTTCACCAGGCTGGGATTGCGCGGAGCCGTCGGTGTGCTGCTGGTCGTCTACGTCTCCCAGACCATCGCCGTTTCCATCTTCATGCTGCGCAACTACTTTCAAACCATTCCGGAAAGCCTCGAGGAGGCAGCGGCCCTGGACGGGCTGGGCAGGTTCGGCATCATGTGGCGCATCAGCCTTCCCCTGGCAGGACCCGCCATCATGTCCAACGCCCTGTTCGTGTTCATGATCGCCTGGAACGAATTCCTCTTCGCCCTGTTGTTCCTGGTAGAAGAGCGAGACAACTGGACCGTCTCACTGGGCCTGGCCCAACTGTCCGGGAGCCTCGAAGTTCCCACCACAATCCTGATGGCCGGCTCAGTCATCCTCACGCTGCCCATCATTCTGCTGTTCTTCGGCAGCGAACGCCTCCTCGCAGAAGGCCTCACCGCAGGATCCGAAAAATGA
- a CDS encoding recombinase family protein, with protein MRAAGHRIGYVRVCVSTLDQNDKRRLEGHILDGVLTDNASGRDAAGHSSLNCCGSPGGDTVVVHSMDRLARNLDDLRALVRGLTHKGGRVEFVKESLVKGKALLWPSSAAPIRRI; from the coding sequence GTGCGGGCGGCTGGACACCGGATCGGGTACGTGCGCGTGTGCGTGAGCACGCTGGACCAGAACGATAAACGCCGGCTCGAGGGTCATATCCTGGACGGGGTCCTCACCGACAATGCCTCCGGCAGGGATGCAGCAGGCCACAGCTCACTGAACTGCTGCGGTTCGCCCGGAGGGGACACTGTGGTTGTGCACAGCATGGACCGGCTCGCCCGTAACCTCGATGACCTGCGTGCTCTCGTCCGGGGCCTCACCCACAAGGGTGGGCGAGTGGAGTTCGTCAAAGAGAGCCTGGTCAAAGGGAAGGCATTGCTTTGGCCAAGCAGCGCGGCGCCTATAAGGCGCATATAG
- a CDS encoding carbohydrate ABC transporter permease: protein MTTTLGKTPRTRKTNSSPSGLRTGGGVSRRQARAGLALVSPSLIIVLFLVVLPILWTVMLAFQDVRLIQIRRANLFGNYTLDNFIGVLTSEALWSSLGTTLAYSVLGTLGAIIVGLAAALALRNAFRGRTLIRAAMLLPYVAPVVASAFVWKTMLNPQFGVVNAWGTGFLGWDQPISFLTTRTTDWSVLGLTVPVPTALFTVIAFEIWRTFPFVFLFITARLQAVPKSIEEAARMDGAVPTQMFRHILLPQLLPTIAVLSVLRFIWTFNNFDDVYLLTGGGAGTEVVSVGVFNYLIGRGDIGSASAQALVLAAILTVMVLVYMKFAVKDEEVA from the coding sequence ATGACCACCACCCTGGGAAAAACCCCCCGCACCAGGAAAACCAATTCGTCCCCGTCAGGTCTCCGCACCGGCGGAGGCGTCAGCCGGCGCCAAGCACGGGCAGGACTGGCCCTCGTTTCACCCAGCCTCATCATCGTGCTGTTCCTGGTGGTCCTGCCCATCCTGTGGACCGTGATGCTGGCCTTCCAAGATGTGCGGCTCATCCAGATCCGCCGGGCAAACCTCTTCGGCAACTACACGCTGGATAACTTCATCGGCGTCCTGACCTCCGAAGCCCTGTGGTCATCCCTTGGAACAACACTTGCGTACTCGGTCCTAGGGACGTTGGGAGCCATCATTGTCGGTCTCGCCGCCGCACTGGCACTGCGGAACGCCTTCCGGGGCCGCACCTTGATCCGGGCCGCCATGCTGCTTCCCTATGTGGCCCCTGTCGTCGCATCGGCGTTCGTCTGGAAGACCATGCTCAACCCCCAGTTCGGGGTGGTCAACGCCTGGGGCACCGGCTTCCTCGGCTGGGACCAGCCCATATCCTTCCTCACCACCCGAACCACCGACTGGTCGGTCCTTGGCCTGACGGTCCCCGTGCCGACGGCCCTGTTCACAGTCATTGCCTTTGAGATCTGGCGGACGTTCCCCTTCGTCTTCCTGTTCATCACCGCACGGCTGCAGGCCGTACCGAAATCGATCGAAGAAGCGGCCCGGATGGACGGTGCGGTCCCCACCCAGATGTTCCGCCACATCCTCCTGCCCCAGCTCCTGCCGACCATCGCCGTCCTCAGCGTGCTGCGGTTCATCTGGACCTTCAACAACTTCGATGACGTCTACCTGCTCACCGGCGGCGGCGCCGGAACCGAAGTCGTCAGCGTAGGCGTCTTCAACTACCTGATCGGACGTGGAGACATCGGCTCGGCCTCCGCGCAGGCCCTGGTGCTGGCAGCCATCCTGACCGTCATGGTCCTGGTCTACATGAAATTCGCCGTCAAGGACGAGGAAGTAGCGTAA
- a CDS encoding ABC transporter substrate-binding protein, giving the protein MNAKKRTIAAAVALAGAMALTSCSPGGEETAQDESLTVWTLERQPDRVEIQKQIAADFTKQSGVDVEIVAVDEAQYNQLLVSSAASGELPDVIGGLGLPGVGALQANDLLDGDAASRVVNELGKDTFAPRSLELASIHGKQLAVPSDSWASLLVYRKDLFDKAGLKAPETYDDILKAAQTLTTGNQVGFSGFTTNQETFEHLALGNGCQLVSDSKEITLDSPECSTAFNFYQELMTKYSVPGEQDTNTARSNYLSGRAAMVMFSSFILDEMAGLRSDMLPSCAECAGDPSYLAKNSGVVTAIKGPDGSEPAQFGSQVNWAIPVEAASPASDFVKYMMSDGYERWLAFAPEGKVPSRQGTKDNPTAYVDAWKAMPSGTSTKAPLSDFYPHSVIEQLSTSPEKMSLWAVPQGQGALAGALLAEKPVAKAINSMITGGTSGQDAAKSATDSVRTIQSTLK; this is encoded by the coding sequence ATGAACGCAAAGAAGCGGACGATTGCGGCTGCAGTGGCCCTCGCCGGCGCCATGGCACTTACTTCCTGCAGCCCCGGGGGTGAAGAGACTGCCCAGGACGAGTCCCTGACTGTCTGGACTCTTGAACGCCAGCCTGACCGGGTCGAAATCCAAAAGCAGATTGCTGCTGACTTCACGAAGCAGTCCGGCGTTGATGTCGAGATCGTGGCCGTGGACGAAGCGCAGTACAACCAGCTGCTCGTGTCATCTGCGGCCTCCGGTGAACTTCCCGATGTGATCGGCGGGCTTGGGCTGCCTGGAGTGGGCGCCCTCCAGGCCAACGACCTGCTCGACGGCGACGCGGCCTCACGTGTGGTGAACGAGCTGGGAAAGGACACCTTCGCCCCGCGGTCCCTTGAGTTGGCCAGCATCCATGGGAAGCAGCTGGCCGTCCCGAGTGATTCCTGGGCATCCTTGCTCGTCTACCGCAAGGATCTGTTCGATAAGGCGGGCCTGAAGGCCCCTGAGACCTATGACGACATCCTCAAAGCCGCCCAGACTCTGACCACAGGCAACCAGGTCGGATTCTCCGGATTTACTACCAACCAGGAAACTTTTGAGCACCTGGCGCTGGGCAACGGCTGCCAGCTGGTCAGCGACTCCAAGGAGATCACCCTGGACAGCCCCGAATGCAGCACGGCCTTCAACTTCTACCAAGAGCTGATGACCAAGTACTCGGTACCCGGCGAGCAGGACACCAACACGGCGCGGTCCAACTACCTCTCCGGCCGGGCGGCCATGGTCATGTTCTCCTCATTCATCCTCGATGAGATGGCCGGGCTCCGCAGCGACATGCTGCCCTCCTGCGCTGAGTGCGCCGGCGACCCCTCCTACCTGGCGAAGAACAGCGGAGTGGTTACCGCGATCAAGGGCCCTGACGGATCCGAACCCGCACAGTTCGGCTCCCAGGTGAACTGGGCCATCCCGGTGGAAGCCGCTTCCCCGGCCTCTGATTTCGTCAAGTACATGATGAGTGACGGTTACGAGCGTTGGCTTGCATTTGCTCCCGAGGGCAAGGTCCCCTCACGCCAGGGCACCAAGGACAACCCGACCGCATACGTCGATGCCTGGAAGGCCATGCCTTCGGGCACCAGCACCAAGGCACCGCTGTCCGACTTCTACCCGCATTCCGTCATTGAGCAGCTGTCCACCTCACCGGAGAAGATGAGCCTTTGGGCTGTGCCACAGGGCCAGGGCGCACTGGCTGGCGCGCTGCTCGCTGAGAAGCCCGTGGCGAAGGCCATCAACTCGATGATCACCGGTGGAACGTCAGGGCAGGACGCAGCCAAATCAGCGACCGACTCCGTACGGACCATCCAGTCCACCCTGAAGTGA
- a CDS encoding glycoside hydrolase family 32 protein, whose protein sequence is MTPNPARRSVLLAGAALLTGCSVATPSDTKAPPAPAAAPTALLRGDEEFRPQYHYTSELHQINDPNGLLWYAGEYHLFHQYNIDGAVHWGHAISTDFLHWERLEPALYPDEIGNIWSGSAVVDERNTSGLQDGDEKVLVAIFTYSQHPNGKQSQGLAYSNDKGRTWTKHPANPIVPNTGQKDFRDPKVFWHEGTSKWIMVVSMGDHLEFHTSSNLINWTPAGTFGRDHGAHGGAWECPDLFELPVQGTQERRWVLSVSVTDGAPAGGSGMQYFIGDFDGHTFHNENSPDTTLWQNFGKDYYAGVTWGDRPFPDNRRLMIAWTDNWQYREVVPTEPFNGQLSLVRELQLRRYNDGIRLVQNPAAEYTQLRQWLGTWSAETVTKDNNLLQHINGDCLEISMTVDVRSSTCSEVGIDLRTGPGQRTRVGYNVTTEKMFVDRAESGKVPERDGKDIGGTWDNTYEAPLAPENGRVTLRILLDRSSLELFGNEREQISALILPSRENTGLATYTDGEAKIEQLTLHRMTTIFHS, encoded by the coding sequence ATGACACCAAATCCTGCACGTCGATCGGTCCTCCTCGCCGGGGCGGCACTCCTCACCGGCTGCTCCGTAGCCACGCCTTCCGATACAAAGGCTCCGCCCGCGCCGGCTGCGGCCCCTACCGCGCTGTTACGCGGCGATGAGGAGTTCCGGCCCCAGTATCACTACACGTCCGAGCTGCACCAGATCAACGATCCCAACGGCCTGCTCTGGTATGCCGGCGAGTACCACCTCTTCCACCAGTACAACATCGACGGCGCCGTGCACTGGGGCCACGCCATCAGCACTGACTTCCTCCACTGGGAACGGCTGGAACCAGCGCTGTACCCAGACGAGATCGGAAATATCTGGTCCGGATCCGCAGTCGTGGACGAGCGCAACACCAGCGGACTGCAGGACGGCGACGAAAAAGTGCTGGTAGCGATCTTCACATACAGCCAGCACCCCAACGGGAAGCAGTCCCAAGGCCTGGCCTACAGCAATGACAAGGGCCGCACCTGGACCAAGCACCCTGCCAACCCCATCGTGCCGAACACCGGACAAAAGGACTTCCGGGACCCTAAAGTGTTCTGGCACGAGGGCACGAGCAAGTGGATCATGGTGGTGTCCATGGGCGACCACCTGGAATTCCACACATCATCCAACCTGATCAATTGGACGCCGGCCGGCACCTTCGGCCGCGACCACGGCGCCCACGGCGGTGCCTGGGAATGCCCCGATCTCTTCGAACTCCCCGTGCAAGGCACACAGGAGCGCCGATGGGTTCTCAGCGTCAGCGTCACGGACGGCGCCCCCGCCGGCGGCAGCGGAATGCAGTACTTCATCGGCGATTTCGATGGACACACCTTCCACAACGAGAACAGCCCCGACACCACCCTGTGGCAGAACTTCGGGAAGGACTACTACGCCGGCGTAACCTGGGGTGACAGGCCCTTCCCCGACAACCGTCGCCTCATGATCGCCTGGACCGATAACTGGCAATACCGGGAAGTTGTCCCCACGGAACCCTTCAACGGCCAACTCTCACTTGTCCGCGAACTGCAGCTGCGCCGCTACAACGACGGGATCCGGCTGGTCCAGAACCCGGCCGCTGAATACACCCAGCTGCGTCAATGGCTGGGCACCTGGTCCGCTGAAACCGTCACCAAGGACAACAACCTCCTGCAACATATCAACGGCGACTGCCTAGAGATTTCAATGACAGTTGACGTTCGCAGCAGTACCTGTTCTGAAGTGGGGATCGATCTGCGAACGGGACCAGGTCAACGGACCCGGGTTGGATACAACGTCACAACAGAAAAGATGTTCGTCGACCGCGCCGAATCCGGCAAAGTACCTGAACGGGACGGCAAAGACATCGGCGGCACCTGGGACAACACCTACGAAGCCCCCCTTGCACCCGAGAACGGCAGGGTAACCCTCCGCATCCTGCTGGACCGCTCCAGCCTGGAACTATTCGGCAACGAGCGGGAACAGATTTCCGCCCTCATCCTCCCCTCCCGCGAAAACACAGGCCTCGCCACCTACACCGACGGCGAAGCGAAAATCGAACAACTCACCCTGCACAGGATGACCACCATCTTCCATAGCTAG
- a CDS encoding glycoside hydrolase family 68 protein, whose amino-acid sequence MAALAAAGLALTLSAPANAAPAAPQPAPAQDQQYKPTDNFTAKWTRADALKVQANATNTIPAIPQSGTPVTSDEVFLGDAWPLTNLNGDVVKVGEWNVMFSLTNTKALPFHHPDAWAHIGYYYSKDAKNWTYGGNLFPEGTSLGSRTWSGSTTIEGTNDITAYYTAVGATGAAPDHADGQQRLASAKGKIHADKDGVRFTGFGKNDHQILAQPDGVMYQTWDQYKAGQPKTQFPGFRDPWVFKDPKDGNTYMLFHGSKGGNPDANTCSKEDIGDVPAGHEVPEDSKYFVGSVGIAKAKNKQLTEWELLPPLLSANCVSQELERPHFIFKDGKYYLFVDEHRHKFAPGLTGPDGLYGFVGSSLRSDYKGLNGSSLVLANPAEANNQSFAWNITPNGLVQSFLFDRPGGEPGGSFAPTVKFDITGNTTKYAGELDYGYVPETTALSLHPRAGQPTP is encoded by the coding sequence TTGGCAGCTCTTGCAGCAGCAGGCCTTGCCCTGACCCTCTCAGCCCCGGCCAATGCCGCGCCGGCAGCCCCTCAACCGGCGCCGGCCCAGGACCAGCAGTACAAGCCCACCGATAACTTCACCGCCAAGTGGACCCGGGCCGACGCGCTGAAAGTCCAAGCCAACGCCACCAACACCATCCCGGCGATCCCCCAGTCCGGCACACCGGTAACCAGTGATGAAGTGTTCCTCGGTGATGCATGGCCACTGACCAATCTGAACGGTGACGTGGTGAAGGTGGGCGAATGGAACGTCATGTTCTCCCTCACGAACACCAAGGCTCTGCCTTTCCATCACCCTGACGCCTGGGCGCACATCGGCTACTACTACTCCAAGGACGCCAAGAACTGGACCTACGGTGGCAACCTCTTCCCGGAGGGCACCTCGCTGGGATCCAGGACGTGGTCCGGCTCCACCACCATTGAGGGCACCAACGACATCACCGCCTACTACACCGCGGTGGGCGCAACCGGGGCCGCCCCGGACCACGCCGACGGCCAACAGCGCCTGGCCTCCGCGAAGGGCAAAATTCACGCGGACAAGGACGGTGTCCGCTTCACCGGGTTCGGTAAGAATGACCACCAGATCCTGGCGCAGCCGGACGGCGTGATGTACCAGACCTGGGACCAGTACAAAGCGGGCCAACCCAAGACGCAGTTCCCCGGTTTCCGTGACCCGTGGGTGTTCAAGGACCCCAAGGACGGCAACACCTACATGCTGTTCCACGGCAGCAAGGGTGGAAACCCTGACGCCAACACCTGCTCCAAGGAAGACATCGGGGACGTTCCGGCCGGACACGAGGTCCCCGAGGATTCGAAGTACTTCGTCGGTTCCGTAGGCATCGCCAAGGCAAAGAACAAGCAGCTGACCGAGTGGGAACTCCTTCCCCCGCTGCTGAGCGCCAACTGCGTGTCCCAGGAGCTCGAGCGTCCGCACTTCATCTTCAAGGACGGCAAGTACTACCTCTTCGTTGACGAGCACCGCCACAAGTTCGCCCCGGGTCTGACCGGGCCCGACGGCCTTTACGGCTTCGTCGGTTCATCCCTGCGCAGCGACTACAAGGGCCTGAACGGCAGCAGCCTGGTCCTGGCCAACCCGGCGGAGGCCAACAACCAGTCCTTCGCCTGGAACATCACCCCCAACGGGCTGGTGCAGAGCTTCCTCTTCGACCGTCCAGGTGGGGAGCCGGGCGGCAGCTTTGCCCCCACGGTGAAATTCGACATCACCGGCAACACCACTAAGTACGCCGGTGAACTCGACTATGGGTACGTGCCCGAGACCACCGCCCTGTCCCTGCACCCGCGGGCAGGGCAGCCCACCCCTTAA